From Arcobacter arenosus:
CCTTTTAAATAATAATAAAAATAACCTTTTATATTTAGATAATAACTTTATGAAAATTTAATATTAGTAATATAAGTTAAAGTTATTTTAACATATAATTGAATCTTAATTCATAAATAATAAGATAGGGAGATGAAAATGTTGGGGAATATTTCTATAAAAATGAAGCTTATTATTTCATTTACAATTATCGCATTATTGGTTGTACTTTCTTCTATTACAAGTATTTTTGATTTATCTAAAAGTTCCAAAGGTTTTCAAAGTTACAAAGGTAGTGTACAAAATAGTCTTCATTTTATTCAAATAGAGGAAAAAATACTACTTCTAAATAATAATCTAAAGAGCTATTTAAATAATCCAAAAGAAGAAGAGATTAAAAGATTTGGAAATAATTATAAAGGTGTTGAAAACTTAATAAAAGAAGCTAATAAATACAGTAACAAAAATCAAAAAAAACAACTTGCCTTAATCACTAAAAAGTTAAACAGTTACAAAACTAATTTTGAAAGCTTAGTATCCTTAATGGAAAAAACTGATGAAATTTATACAAATAATTTAGCAATAAATGGAAAAAATATTGAGGAGTTACTTAGTTCAATAATGCTTACTTCTGAAATTGATGAGAAATATGAAGTCTCAGTTCAATCAGGTTATGCAATTAGATTTATGCTATTAGCAAGACTTTATACAATGAAGTTTTTAGATTCAAGTTCTAATGATGATGTAAAAGAGATAAATAAAGAGTTTGGATATCTTTTAGAGCAAGTATCTGACTTAGATGATTTAATAGAAAATGAAGTAAGAAAAGATAAATTAAATCAAGTTCGTAATTTAATCCCTATATATAAAAATGGAGTTGATGATATAGTAAAAAATATCAATGAACGGGATAAATTAATTTTACAAAACAATAGTTTAGAAAATGATATTGAAAAAGTAATTGATGATTCAAAAAAACAAAGTGAAAAAGCTCAGAATTTAATTGGTGAAGAGGTTAGTAGTTTAAATGAAGGGATAAAAACCAAAACAATTATTGTAGGATTAATTGTATTGATTTTAGTAGTCTCTTTTTCAATCACCATTGCAAAGGGTATTACAAATGGTTTAAATAGTTTAAATAATGGGATATTAAACCTACTAAATAGTAATGATACCTCTACACGGGTTGAAGTTAAAAATAAAGATGAAATTTCAAAAATTGCCCAAAATTTTAACAACTATCTAGAGTCAATAGACAAAGGTTTAAAAGATGATGCAAAAGTAATTGAAGATGTTAAAAGAGTAGTATCTTTAGTTAAAGATGGAAAAGTAAACCAAGAGGTAAAAGTAAAATCTAATAATAAAAACTTAAATGAACTTAGAGTTCTATTTAATGAGATGTTAGATGTTTTAAGTTCAAAAATCTCAGATGATATTAATAAGATAGAAAAAGCTTTAGAAACATATTCAAAACTTGATTTTAGACATAGAATTGATAATGCAAATGCTAAGGTTGAAGTTGGACTGAATCAATTGGCAAATATTATAAATGAGATGCTAGTTGAAAATAAAACAAATGGCTTAACCATAGAAGATAGTGCAAAAAAAGTTGTGGAAAATGTTAGAGTTGTTAGTACTGCTTCTACTGAAGCCGCATCTTCAATAGAGGAAACTGCAAGTGCTTTAGATGAAATTACAGCAACAATAACAAGTAATACTCAAAATATATTAAGAATGGCATCTTTTGCAAATGAGTTATCAACTTCAGCTAAAGAGGGTAAAGAATATGCAGGGAAAACAGCTTCTTCTATGGATGAGATTAATGATGAGGTAAATAGTATTAATGAAGCAATTAGTGTAATTGATCAAATTGCATTTCAAACTAATATTCTTTCACTAAATGCAGCAGTTGAAGCAGCAACAGCAGGAGAAGCAGGGAAAGGGTTTGCCGTTGTGGCACAAGAAGTTAGAAATCTTGCAAATAGGAGTGCTCAAGCTGCTAATCAAATAAAAAGATTAGTTGAATCTGCAACAAATAAAGCAAATATAGGTAAAGATGTATCAACACAAATGATTAGTGGATACGATATCTTAACTGATAATGTTTCAAAAACTTTAGAATTAATTTTAGAAGTTGAACGGGTATTTAAAGAACAAAAAGATGGAATAGAACAAATAAATTCTGCAATAAACAATCTTGATGTACAGATTCAAAAAAATGCATCAATTGCAACTCAAACAGAAGAAGTGGCAAGTGTTAGTGAGAAAATTGCTTCTATAATTTTAGAAAATGCAAATGCAAAAGAGTTTATTGGAAAAGAGAATTCAGAAAAAAGAAAAAATTTAATTGATACAAAATTTGATGGGCTTGAAAAAAGAGCTATGGAAAAAAGAATTAAAGAGCAAGATGATTGGGAGAGTTTTTAAACTCTCCTAAAAATTTAGGTGTTTTCTTACCATTTTCTTATAGGCTTTCATGTGAACTTTTAGCATATTTGGAATAATCTCCTCTTTACAGGCATGAACAATATCTGCAAATTCAGATTTTGAAAAAATCGTATCTCTATCTCTAGCTAAGAAAATTAATCTATTCATATCATCATTTAGTTCAATATCTTTTCTATCACAAATAGCATCATATACAAAAAAGAAAGTTTTTCTATCTTCATGGGTCATTTGACAAGAATCATCTAACATTTTTAAAGCAAGTTTTGCAGCATATTCAATCTCTATTGATTCAAAATTATGATTTAGTGCCCAGTTGTAAGCTTTTTGATGTATATCCATTGCATATCCTTTTTAGAAAATATGCAAGATTTATACCCTTATTCCTTTGGAATATTGTCTAAAAGATTGTTAAGATATTTAGTAGCTGTAATTTTCTGATAAAAAACAAAAACAATCACTAGAATTACACCTATTCCATAGGTAAATAAAATCCCTGTAACAACAAGAATAACTAGAATCCACACATGTAGTAGTTCTCCAAAAATATTTAAGGAGATAGACTTTTTTGATTTTTCAATATCAATGTTTAAATCATAGGTAAGGAGCGAGCTTTTAGGTTTAAAACCTTTGAAGAATAAAGTTTTTTCACTAATTGTTGTATCTTTACTAAAAGGAGTTAGCTTATTTTCTAAATAGTTTATAACTTCATCTTTTTGGGTTTGTATATCTTTTTTTATTTGAATATCAAAAAGTCCCATCATTTTCCTTAAAATATTTTAATTAAGTATAACAAGAGTTAAAGATTTTATATAAAGATTTATGTGTATAAACTATACAACTGTATAAAGAAGTATTAAAACAAAGGAGAAGAACTCCTTTGTTAGATTTTATTAAGCGTCTTGACCTTCTAATTCGTCAGAATAATCAGCTGCCGCCATTCTAGTTAATTGTCTATATCTGTATTGCGCTTCTTTTTTATTTTGCTCTAATAAGAAATCAGCTTTTTCAGGATTAAGTTTTTTAAGAGATCTATATCTATTTTCTCTTAATAGGAACTCTTCATATTTGTCCCAATTTGGTTTTTTACCAGAAATTTTGATTGGGTTTTTACCCTCTTCAATTTTTCTTGGGTCAAAGGTATAAATTGGCCAATATCCACAATCTGTAGCCATTTGCCCTTGGTCAACTGATTTCATCAATCCACCTTGAATACCGTGAGCAATACAAGGAGAGTAAGCAATAATTAATGATGGTCCATCATACTCTTCTGCTTCTTTCATAGCTTGTACAGCTTGTTTTTGAGAAGCTCTTGAGTTGATTTGTGCAACAAAAATATTTCCATAAGTCATAGAGATATAACCTAAGTCTTTTTTCTTGTTTGGTTTACCATCATTAGTAAAGTCTGCAATTGAACCAGTTCTAGCTGATTTAGAAGATTGTCCACCAGTATTTGAGTAAACCTCTGTATCAACTACAAGCATATTAACATTTTCACCAGTTGCTAATACATGGTCAACACCACCATAACCGATGTCATATGCCCAACCATCTCCACCGATGATCCATTGTGATTTTCTCACTATGTATTTTTTAAGAGATAATAAATCTTTAACACCTGGTAAATCTTGATTTTGTTCTAATTGTGGAACTAGTTTATCTCTAATCTCTTGAGTCATTTTTCCATTTGATCTATTTGCTAACCATTCTTTATATAATGCTTTAAGTGGATTAGATGCAGTTTCCATAGTCTCTTCCATGATTCTACCAACTCTATTTCTGATAGTTTCATTTGCTGCATGCATACCATAACCAAACTCAGCTGCATCTTCAAATAATGAGTTTGCCCATGCAGGACCTTCACCTTTTGCATTTTTAGTAAATGGTGTTGATGGAGCTGATGCTGAGTAAATTGAAGTACATCCTGTAGCATTAGAAATCATCATTCTATCACCAAATAATTGAGTAGCTAATGTAATATATGGTGTTTCACCACAACCTGGACATGCAGAGTGGAACTCAAATAAAGGTTGTGCAAATTGTGAACCTTGAACAGTGTCTGCTTTTACAAGGTGGTCTTTGTATGTTACATCATTAAATAGGTAATCAGCATTCTCTTGTTCATTATTCCCATCTTCAATTTCATAAGGAACCATTTTAAGAGATTTTTCATTTGTTGGGCAAATATCAACACAAACATTACATCCTGTACAGTCCATAATTGAAACTTGGATTTTATATTTTAATCCTTGATCTTTAGTTCCCTTAGCTTTTGCGTCAAGTGAGTGAGTTTTTACACCTTCAGGAGCTTTTTCAAACTCTTCTTCATCAAGTAAGAATGGTCTAATTACAGCATGTGGACACTCAAATGCACATTGGTTACATTGAATACATGTATCCTCATTCCATTGTGGAACCATAGTTGCGATTGATCTTTTCTCAAACTTAGTAGAACCATTTTCAAATGTTCCACCTTCCATTCCCATATTTATTATAGATGAAACTGGAATCTCATCACCTTTAGCTGCATTAACAACTTTTGCAAAGTTTTCAACATATTCTGTTCCTTTATATGCTGAATTTACAACTAATGCACCACCATCAAGATTTGACCACTCTTCTAATACTGGAACTTGCTCTAATCCCGCTTCACCAGAATCAATTGCTAAGTAGTTCATTTTAACAATCTCTTCACCTTTGTTTCCGTATGCTTTTTCTGCATATTGTTTCATATATGTTTTAGCTTCTTCATAAGGAATAATATCAGCAAGTTTAAAGAATGCTGCTTGCATAATTGTATTTGTTCTAGTCCCAAGTCCAATATCTCTTGCAATTTTTGTTGCATTGATGATATAAAAATTAATTTTTTTATCTGCTAAAATTTTCTTAACTCTATTAGGTATTCTTTGTTGAACCTCTTCAACTGAATAAATTGAGTTAAGTAAGAAAGTTCCACCATCTTTTAATTTATCAATAACTTCATATTGTTCTAAGTAAACCTCTTTTGAACATGCAACAAATCCAGGGTTTGATACTAGATATGTTGATCTAATAGGGTTTTTACTAAATCTTAGGTGTGATCTTGTATAACCACCAGATTTTTTAGAATCATATGCAAAATAAGCTTGTGCATATAAATCAGTTTTATCCCCAATAATTTTTACTGAGTTTTTATTAGCCCCAACTGTACCATCAGCACCTAAACCATAGAATAGACACTCATTTACATCTTCAACTACTGATACATTTTCACCAACATCAATTGATGTATTTGTTACATCATCAATAATACCAACAGTAAATCTATCTTTAGGTGTTTGTGATGCTAAGTTATCATAAAGAGCAATAATTTGTGCAGGTGGAACATCTTTTGAAGATAAACCATATCTACCACCAATAATTTTTGGTTGTTTATTTGTTCCATAAAATACTGATTTTACATCTAGGTATAATGGCTCACCAAGTGATCCAGGTTCTTTTGTTCTATCAATTACACAAATTCTTTCAACAGAATCTGGAAGAACATCCATAAAATATTTAGTTGAGAATGGTCTATAAAGATGAACAGTAAGAAGTCCTACTTTTCTTCCCTCAACTTTTGTTAAATAATCAATAGTCTCTTTAATAGTTTCTGTAACAGAACCCATAGCTATAATAATATCAGTTGCTTCACTATCCCCATAATAAGTAAATGGAGCATAATTTCTTCCAGTTACTTTTGATATCTCTTGCATATAATCATTTACAATATCAGGTACAGCATCATAAAATTTATTACATGCTTCTCTACCTTGGAAATAGATATCATCGTTTTGTGCAGTACCTCTTGTAACTGGAGATTCTGGATTTAAAGAAGTATCTCTAAATTTTTGAACTGCATCATAATCAATTAGTTTATCAAATACAGCATAATCCATCACTTCAACTTTGTTAATTTCATGTGAAGTTCTAAACCCATCAAAGAAATGTAAGAATGGCACTCTACCTTTTATAGCAGCAAGGTGAGCAACTCCACCAATATCCATAACTTCTTGAACTGAACCAGTTGCAAGCATAGCAAAACCAGTTGCTCTTGCACTCATTACATCTTGGTGATCTCCAAAAATTGAAAGTGCATGTGCCGCTAATGCTCTTGCACTTACATGAATAACCCCAGGAAGTAATTGACCTGCCACTTTATACATATTTGGTATTTTTAATAATAATCCTTGAGATGCTGTATAAGTAGTAGTCAATGCACCTGCTTGTAATGAACCATGAAATGTACCTGCCGCACCTGCTTCAGATTGCATTTCAATAACTTTTACCGTCGAACCAAAAAGGTTTTTCTTTCCTTGTGTAGCCCACTTTTCAGTATTATCTCCCATCTGAGAAGAAGGAGTAATAGGATAAACCCCAGCTACTTCTGTGAATGCATATGATACATATGCAGCCGCTTCATTTCCATCCATAGTTGCAAATTGTTTCGTCATAAACTATCCTTATCTATTGTTTTTGTTATTCATACTAATTAAATTAAACTTAGACTAACTTGAATATTACTCTAAATAAGCTTAGATTAATTAATTATACTAATTATCTAAAGTAATTTTGCTAATTTTAAGTTTAATGAAATTGTATGATAAACATATGACAATTAAAAGTCCCATTTTATGGTCATATGTTTATTTTAATAACAGTTGTAAAAATAGTATATATATAACTTAAAGTTATAATCTAGAGTTTTCTTCTATTAACTTTACTGCTTCAAGAGAGTTTTTGACTATATATGGAGTGTGTTTCTTAAGAGTTGATATATCGCCGTAGCCACATAAAACCCCTACACTTTTTATTCCTGCAGAGTTCGCAGCAATTAAATCAAGTTCAGTATCACCTATCATCCAAATATTTGAATTTTTTTCAACATTCATTAATTCCAAAGTTTTATTAATTGGTTCAGGATGAGGTTTTGGATTTTGCACATCTTCTCTACCAATTAAATGTTCAAAGTAATGCATCACTTCCATATGTTCTAAGAGTTCTTTTGAGTAAGAGCCAGTTTTTGTAGTAACCACTGAAAGTCTAGCAAAGGTACTTGCATATTGTAGACTTTCTTTTGCCGTTTCTAATAGTTCAGTTTGTTGTTTTGAAATTAACTTATATCTTTTTTTATAAGTATCAACAAAATCCCAAACAAATTTTTCTTTAATTCCAAGTTTTAAATACATAACATCAAGTGGATAACCAATTAAAGATTTAATATCTTCATTTGAGCCTTTAAAATCGTAATTCATTTCTTTAAATGAATGTTGAAAAGTTGATAAAATGGCATCCGTTGAATCAATTAGGGTACCATCTAAATCAAATAATATAATATTCTTCAAAAATCACCTTTAAATTTAATAGAAAATATTATAGTGTTTTAGGGTTTAATCCAATCTTTTTGGTTATGCATTATCCCTATAACAGAGGGTTCTATATTTTTTATTTGTGAGTTAACAACGGAGATAGAATTAGGGATATATAAAAATAAATATGGTAAATCATCTGCAATTGTAGAGTAAATCTCT
This genomic window contains:
- a CDS encoding HAMP domain-containing methyl-accepting chemotaxis protein gives rise to the protein MLGNISIKMKLIISFTIIALLVVLSSITSIFDLSKSSKGFQSYKGSVQNSLHFIQIEEKILLLNNNLKSYLNNPKEEEIKRFGNNYKGVENLIKEANKYSNKNQKKQLALITKKLNSYKTNFESLVSLMEKTDEIYTNNLAINGKNIEELLSSIMLTSEIDEKYEVSVQSGYAIRFMLLARLYTMKFLDSSSNDDVKEINKEFGYLLEQVSDLDDLIENEVRKDKLNQVRNLIPIYKNGVDDIVKNINERDKLILQNNSLENDIEKVIDDSKKQSEKAQNLIGEEVSSLNEGIKTKTIIVGLIVLILVVSFSITIAKGITNGLNSLNNGILNLLNSNDTSTRVEVKNKDEISKIAQNFNNYLESIDKGLKDDAKVIEDVKRVVSLVKDGKVNQEVKVKSNNKNLNELRVLFNEMLDVLSSKISDDINKIEKALETYSKLDFRHRIDNANAKVEVGLNQLANIINEMLVENKTNGLTIEDSAKKVVENVRVVSTASTEAASSIEETASALDEITATITSNTQNILRMASFANELSTSAKEGKEYAGKTASSMDEINDEVNSINEAISVIDQIAFQTNILSLNAAVEAATAGEAGKGFAVVAQEVRNLANRSAQAANQIKRLVESATNKANIGKDVSTQMISGYDILTDNVSKTLELILEVERVFKEQKDGIEQINSAINNLDVQIQKNASIATQTEEVASVSEKIASIILENANAKEFIGKENSEKRKNLIDTKFDGLEKRAMEKRIKEQDDWESF
- the nifJ gene encoding pyruvate:ferredoxin (flavodoxin) oxidoreductase, producing MTKQFATMDGNEAAAYVSYAFTEVAGVYPITPSSQMGDNTEKWATQGKKNLFGSTVKVIEMQSEAGAAGTFHGSLQAGALTTTYTASQGLLLKIPNMYKVAGQLLPGVIHVSARALAAHALSIFGDHQDVMSARATGFAMLATGSVQEVMDIGGVAHLAAIKGRVPFLHFFDGFRTSHEINKVEVMDYAVFDKLIDYDAVQKFRDTSLNPESPVTRGTAQNDDIYFQGREACNKFYDAVPDIVNDYMQEISKVTGRNYAPFTYYGDSEATDIIIAMGSVTETIKETIDYLTKVEGRKVGLLTVHLYRPFSTKYFMDVLPDSVERICVIDRTKEPGSLGEPLYLDVKSVFYGTNKQPKIIGGRYGLSSKDVPPAQIIALYDNLASQTPKDRFTVGIIDDVTNTSIDVGENVSVVEDVNECLFYGLGADGTVGANKNSVKIIGDKTDLYAQAYFAYDSKKSGGYTRSHLRFSKNPIRSTYLVSNPGFVACSKEVYLEQYEVIDKLKDGGTFLLNSIYSVEEVQQRIPNRVKKILADKKINFYIINATKIARDIGLGTRTNTIMQAAFFKLADIIPYEEAKTYMKQYAEKAYGNKGEEIVKMNYLAIDSGEAGLEQVPVLEEWSNLDGGALVVNSAYKGTEYVENFAKVVNAAKGDEIPVSSIINMGMEGGTFENGSTKFEKRSIATMVPQWNEDTCIQCNQCAFECPHAVIRPFLLDEEEFEKAPEGVKTHSLDAKAKGTKDQGLKYKIQVSIMDCTGCNVCVDICPTNEKSLKMVPYEIEDGNNEQENADYLFNDVTYKDHLVKADTVQGSQFAQPLFEFHSACPGCGETPYITLATQLFGDRMMISNATGCTSIYSASAPSTPFTKNAKGEGPAWANSLFEDAAEFGYGMHAANETIRNRVGRIMEETMETASNPLKALYKEWLANRSNGKMTQEIRDKLVPQLEQNQDLPGVKDLLSLKKYIVRKSQWIIGGDGWAYDIGYGGVDHVLATGENVNMLVVDTEVYSNTGGQSSKSARTGSIADFTNDGKPNKKKDLGYISMTYGNIFVAQINSRASQKQAVQAMKEAEEYDGPSLIIAYSPCIAHGIQGGLMKSVDQGQMATDCGYWPIYTFDPRKIEEGKNPIKISGKKPNWDKYEEFLLRENRYRSLKKLNPEKADFLLEQNKKEAQYRYRQLTRMAAADYSDELEGQDA
- a CDS encoding HAD family hydrolase; this translates as MKNIILFDLDGTLIDSTDAILSTFQHSFKEMNYDFKGSNEDIKSLIGYPLDVMYLKLGIKEKFVWDFVDTYKKRYKLISKQQTELLETAKESLQYASTFARLSVVTTKTGSYSKELLEHMEVMHYFEHLIGREDVQNPKPHPEPINKTLELMNVEKNSNIWMIGDTELDLIAANSAGIKSVGVLCGYGDISTLKKHTPYIVKNSLEAVKLIEENSRL